Proteins from one Chloroflexota bacterium genomic window:
- a CDS encoding class I SAM-dependent methyltransferase, protein MDALAQAGPATPFWSMRLVPCNLCGSTSFREIYPSRLESLAGRDVQEIYACTSSAYGECGPIVRCTNCGFVYQNPQPDPECIRAAYEDVVDVRYAEEREGRVHTFRRALGEIEEFARPGRLLDVGSHLGVFVEVARDLGWDARGIELSHWAVGVAQKRGLPVTRGSIADLRDAEHSYDAVTMWDVVEHLPDPTGDVRHIHRLLRPGGLLAISTMDVDAPVARVLGRRWPWYMQMHLSYFSRRTLARMVTAAGFQVVDVRRHCRIVRLGYLAEQLEQRIGPVLGRVARAVGASQLGRRLVPIDLGDIVTLFAVSVPDSNHAEKAP, encoded by the coding sequence ACCCGTCCCGCCTGGAGAGCCTCGCAGGCCGCGACGTTCAGGAGATCTACGCCTGCACCAGCTCGGCGTACGGCGAGTGCGGGCCCATCGTCCGCTGTACCAATTGTGGATTTGTGTACCAAAATCCGCAGCCGGATCCCGAGTGCATCCGGGCGGCATATGAGGACGTCGTCGACGTACGCTACGCGGAAGAGCGGGAAGGACGCGTTCACACCTTTCGGCGGGCCCTGGGTGAGATCGAGGAGTTCGCGCGGCCGGGCCGGCTCCTCGACGTCGGAAGCCATCTGGGCGTGTTCGTCGAGGTGGCGCGCGACCTGGGATGGGATGCGCGGGGAATTGAGCTGTCGCACTGGGCGGTGGGCGTGGCCCAAAAACGCGGCCTGCCGGTGACCCGCGGCTCCATCGCCGATCTGCGAGACGCGGAGCACAGTTACGACGCTGTCACCATGTGGGACGTCGTGGAGCACCTGCCAGATCCGACCGGCGACGTCCGACACATCCACCGGCTCTTGCGCCCGGGCGGTCTCCTCGCGATCTCAACCATGGACGTCGATGCGCCGGTGGCCCGAGTTCTCGGGCGTCGATGGCCATGGTACATGCAGATGCACCTGTCATATTTTTCGCGGCGCACGCTGGCCCGCATGGTCACCGCCGCGGGGTTTCAGGTCGTCGACGTCCGGCGGCACTGCCGAATCGTGCGGCTCGGATACCTCGCGGAGCAGCTCGAGCAGCGGATTGGTCCCGTGCTGGGCCGGGTCGCGCGCGCGGTCGGCGCCTCCCAGTTGGGGAGGCGACTCGTCCCCATCGACCTCGGCGACATCGTGACCCTGTTCGCGGTCTCGGTCCCCGATTCCAATCACGCAGAGAAAGCTCCCTAA